A stretch of the Glutamicibacter sp. JL.03c genome encodes the following:
- a CDS encoding type II secretion system F family protein has product MLEDSWHSESGHSALGQLAAPLILQIQKFATNHSPSNDILKKRLNAAGLDISLIDYRSQEIICALAGVVAGSVCTVLAAMQYNLSVVFSILVVICCGVLGYALRGWWLGEQIHRRARRILTQFPTVAEVLALTVGAGESTTGAIERISRICHGVIGDEFVKTLNDIHAGTPMVQAMQNMSERIQVGTIARFVDAIVVATERGTPLAQVLRDQAQDVRDASKRELMEVAGKREILMLVPVVFGILPLTIVFAVFPGLALLEMSY; this is encoded by the coding sequence ATGCTTGAGGACTCCTGGCATTCGGAGTCGGGACACTCCGCCTTGGGGCAACTGGCAGCACCGCTGATTTTGCAGATCCAGAAGTTCGCCACAAATCACAGTCCGTCAAATGACATTCTCAAGAAGAGGCTAAACGCGGCGGGCCTCGACATCAGCTTGATCGACTATCGGTCGCAGGAAATCATTTGTGCCCTGGCTGGCGTGGTAGCAGGATCAGTCTGCACAGTGCTCGCGGCGATGCAATATAACTTGTCGGTCGTTTTTTCGATCCTCGTGGTCATCTGCTGTGGGGTGTTGGGGTACGCCTTGCGAGGTTGGTGGCTCGGGGAGCAAATCCATCGCAGAGCTCGCAGGATATTGACCCAATTTCCAACCGTCGCAGAAGTCCTCGCACTGACTGTCGGTGCGGGGGAGTCCACCACTGGGGCGATTGAGCGAATTTCTCGTATCTGTCATGGAGTGATAGGCGACGAATTCGTGAAGACTCTGAACGACATCCATGCCGGAACGCCGATGGTTCAAGCGATGCAGAATATGTCGGAACGCATACAGGTTGGAACAATCGCCAGATTCGTCGACGCTATCGTCGTAGCAACTGAACGAGGAACTCCTCTTGCTCAGGTATTGCGTGATCAGGCGCAAGACGTTCGTGATGCATCAAAACGCGAGCTGATGGAGGTCGCCGGAAAACGGGAGATCCTGATGCTAGTTCCTGTTGTTTTTGGCATTCTTCCGTTGACCATCGTGTTTGCCGTATTCCCAGGATTGGCGCTATTGGAGATGAGCTATTGA
- a CDS encoding TadE family protein translates to MIMTLLVLIAMTLIQLALALHVRNTLIDAAANGARYGALANRSAADAQDRTQHLITESLHAGFAGNVGVRTAQIGESQVITVSVDTRVPLVGLLPNGWDLHVQGEAVKYD, encoded by the coding sequence ATGATCATGACGTTGTTGGTCCTCATTGCGATGACGCTGATCCAACTCGCCCTCGCTCTGCATGTGCGTAATACGTTGATCGACGCTGCTGCCAATGGTGCGCGCTATGGTGCCCTGGCGAATCGGTCTGCCGCTGATGCCCAGGATAGAACGCAACACTTGATCACTGAGAGCCTGCACGCAGGGTTTGCAGGCAACGTCGGCGTTCGCACCGCGCAAATCGGTGAGAGCCAGGTGATTACGGTATCGGTTGATACGCGAGTGCCGTTGGTCGGTTTGCTGCCGAACGGCTGGGATCTCCATGTGCAAGGCGAAGCGGTGAAATATGACTGA
- a CDS encoding TadE/TadG family type IV pilus assembly protein translates to MTDLRQAISSLLRKTARDETGSAIVEFIFAATVLLIPMIYLILAASYLQAGSYAVVGAADQAAKVFAVSDTPVQAQSNAKETVSRAMNNFGYTDAITTISCDAECLSPGSVVTVTVELDVPLPFVSEMIDASVFTVDAAASQRVDQFG, encoded by the coding sequence ATGACTGATTTACGACAGGCAATTTCATCGCTTCTGCGAAAAACAGCACGCGATGAAACGGGAAGCGCGATCGTGGAGTTCATATTTGCCGCGACAGTGTTGCTGATTCCCATGATCTATCTGATCCTCGCTGCCAGCTATCTCCAAGCAGGAAGCTATGCGGTGGTTGGCGCTGCAGACCAAGCAGCGAAGGTATTTGCCGTTTCCGATACGCCAGTTCAGGCCCAATCGAATGCCAAGGAAACAGTCAGCCGTGCCATGAACAACTTCGGGTATACCGATGCGATTACCACTATTTCCTGCGACGCTGAGTGCTTGAGCCCGGGAAGCGTCGTAACGGTCACCGTTGAGCTTGATGTCCCCTTGCCCTTCGTCTCTGAAATGATTGATGCTTCGGTGTTCACAGTTGATGCAGCCGCGTCTCAGAGGGTTGATCAATTTGGCTAG